From the Candidatus Scalindua japonica genome, one window contains:
- a CDS encoding IS91 family transposase translates to MISLSSIIETFIADFITLYHGSILPSQFKALAAMKDCRTTQSRVMLVQCNDCEKQVFVPHSCGNRNCPHCQSHECQQWLERQLKKEVPADYFMLTFTIPKELRSLAWQHQRLLYSIMIQCCWETVKTFVQNDSVLQGNAGAITVLHTHSRSLDYHPHIHLVMPAGAINQKKKLWSFKKSEGKTRYLFNHKALAKVFRAKMLDAVNKAALTLPVNYPKTWVVDCKFVGNGEKALVYLGRYLYKGVIQEKDIITCKDGQVTFRYQDSKSKKMLTRTLPGPQFLRLILQHVLPKGFRRTRNFGFLHPNSKRLIALLQYLTGINPNKSSAWFRERPKLTCKCCGGIMKIIKTMIPPSHKSRSFPYKLTKEEAVLVM, encoded by the coding sequence ATGATATCTCTCTCCTCTATAATTGAGACCTTCATTGCTGACTTTATCACTCTTTATCATGGTTCGATCCTGCCAAGTCAATTCAAAGCCCTGGCAGCCATGAAGGATTGTCGCACTACGCAAAGCCGCGTCATGCTGGTCCAATGTAATGACTGTGAAAAACAGGTTTTTGTACCGCACTCCTGCGGTAACCGCAATTGTCCTCATTGTCAGAGTCATGAGTGTCAGCAGTGGTTGGAGCGTCAACTGAAAAAAGAAGTGCCTGCTGACTATTTTATGCTCACCTTTACTATACCCAAAGAGCTTCGATCATTAGCATGGCAGCATCAACGCTTGCTTTACTCGATAATGATACAGTGTTGTTGGGAAACCGTAAAAACCTTTGTCCAAAATGACAGCGTATTACAAGGAAACGCTGGAGCCATCACTGTTTTGCACACCCACTCTCGCTCTCTCGATTACCACCCGCATATCCATCTGGTAATGCCAGCCGGGGCCATCAATCAGAAGAAAAAGCTTTGGAGCTTCAAAAAAAGCGAAGGAAAGACGCGGTACCTTTTCAATCACAAAGCGCTGGCTAAAGTGTTTCGAGCAAAAATGCTCGATGCCGTGAACAAAGCGGCTCTTACGCTTCCAGTTAATTATCCCAAAACATGGGTCGTCGATTGCAAATTTGTCGGCAACGGTGAAAAGGCACTGGTCTATCTTGGTCGTTATCTCTACAAAGGGGTCATTCAAGAGAAAGATATTATTACGTGCAAAGATGGTCAGGTGACCTTTCGTTACCAGGATAGTAAGAGCAAAAAAATGCTCACAAGAACACTTCCCGGCCCGCAGTTTCTCAGGTTGATTCTCCAGCATGTTCTACCCAAAGGTTTCAGGCGAACACGGAACTTTGGTTTCCTCCACCCTAATAGCAAACGCTTGATTGCATTGCTTCAGTACCTTACCGGTATCAACCCGAATAAGTCGTCAGCCTGGTTCAGAGAGCGTCCAAAGCTTACGTGCAAATGCTGTGGAGGAATAATGAAGATCATAAAAACGATGATACCTCCATCACACAAATCCAGGTCTTTCCCCTACAAGTTAACAAAAGAGGAGGCTGTTCTGGTTATGTAA
- a CDS encoding HigA family addiction module antitoxin, with translation MPKKMLDPIHPGEILMEEFLKPMSISQYRLAKNINVPARRINEIVQGKRSITPDTALRLSRFFGLSERFWINLQARYDLEVEKDKLKNRLDTEVHVYTSAML, from the coding sequence ATGCCAAAAAAGATGTTAGATCCAATTCATCCGGGTGAAATTCTGATGGAAGAATTCCTCAAACCCATGAGTATTAGTCAGTACAGGCTGGCTAAGAATATTAATGTACCAGCACGCAGAATAAATGAAATTGTTCAGGGAAAACGTTCTATTACACCGGATACAGCGTTAAGACTGTCAAGGTTTTTTGGCCTTTCAGAAAGGTTTTGGATAAATCTTCAGGCAAGATACGATCTTGAAGTAGAAAAAGATAAATTAAAGAATCGACTAGATACAGAAGTGCATGTTTACACTTCCGCAATGCTTTGA
- a CDS encoding type II toxin-antitoxin system RelE/ParE family toxin — MIKNFVCKETEKIFNRRISLKLPRDIQKSARRKLEILEGAEILSDLRIPPNNHLEKLSKDRKGQYSIRINDQWRICFVWREGNAYNVEIVDYH, encoded by the coding sequence ATGATTAAAAACTTTGTTTGCAAAGAAACAGAGAAAATATTCAATCGTCGAATATCACTTAAACTTCCACGGGATATTCAAAAAAGCGCCCGTAGAAAACTTGAAATACTTGAAGGTGCTGAAATTCTGTCAGATTTACGTATACCACCGAACAACCATCTTGAAAAACTATCGAAAGACAGGAAGGGACAATACAGTATCCGTATTAACGATCAATGGCGTATATGTTTTGTATGGCGTGAAGGAAACGCTTACAATGTTGAAATAGTAGATTATCATTAG